TTCATCGACCATAACGGCCGCCGCCGCGTGCGTGGCAACATGGATGTGGAACTCGCGGTGGATATGATGGAAATGGCGCCGCGCATCGACCATGCCGTACTCTTCAGCGGTGATTCCGATTTCCGTCGCCTGCTTGAATCCGTGCAGCGTCAGGGCGTGCGCACGACTGTGGTCGGCTCGATCAAGACCACGCCGCCGCTGATTGGCGATGAACTGCGCCGCCAGGCCGACCAGTTCGTTGAACTCGCCGACATCGCCACCCACTTCATGCGCCGTCACCTTGAAAACCGCCCGCCGCGCCACAACAACGCGCCTCCGCCGGTGCGCCACCCGGCGGACCAGATGAGCGAGCAGGACGGCGACTGATACAAACAAACCCGCCCGGGTCAGGCCCGGGCGGGTTTTTTACACAAGCGAGGTTTCAATCCTCAGCCATCAAGCTGCAGGGCGTTACGGGTACGTTCGCGCACCTGCGCGCACAACGCCGCATCCTGGCCAAGCCTGGTGCCGTAAGAGGGCACCATCTCGCGCAGCCGCGCCTCCCATTGCGGCAGGCGGTCGGCAAAGCAGCGCTGCAGTACCGTGAGCATGATGGGCGCTGCGGTGGAAGCACCGGGCGAGGCACCAAGCAGCCCCGCGATGGAACCGCCAGCCCCGGTTACGACCTCCGTGCCGAACTGCAGCACGCCACCTTTCTTCGCGTCTTTCTTGATCACCTGCACGCGCTGACCTGCGGTAATCAGTTCCCAGTCTTCCTTGCGGGCAGTGGGCACGAAGTCACGCAGGGCCTTGAGCCGGTCCTCGTTGGACTGCATGACCTGCTGGATCAGATATTTGGTCAGCGGCATGTTGTCGCGCGCGACCGCCATCATGGCCCCGATATTGTCCATGCGGATGGAGCGCGGCAGATCCAGCCACGACCCCTGCTTGAGGAACTTGGTCGAGAACCCGGCATAGGGGCCAAACAGCAGGCCCTGCCTGCCATCGATCACGCGGGTATCGAGATGCGGCACCGACATGGGCGGCGCGCCGACCGAAGCCTTGCCATACACCTTGGCATGGTGCTGGCTCACCACATCGGGGTTGGTGCAGCGCAGGAACTGCCCGCTGACGGGAAAGCCGCCAATGCCACGGGCCTCGGGGATGCCGCTTTTCTGGAGCAGGTGCAGGGCACCGCCGCCTGCGCCAACAAACACGAATTTGGCGCGCACCTTGCGCTCGCCCCCGCCATGCATGGCGCGGACCGCGATGTCCCACTGCCCGTCGGCCGTGGGGGTCAGATCCTCCACCTCATGGGCGAGGTTGAGATCAAAGCCGGGCTTGCTGGCCAGAAGGTCGATCAGGCGGTGGGTCAACGCACCAAAATTCACGTCTGTGCCCGCCGGGTGCCAGGTTGCTGCCAGAGGCTGGCCGGGCGCACGGTCCTGCATGACCAGCGGCATCCACTGGCGCATCTGGCCTTCATCGGTGGTGAATGACATGCCCTCGAACAGCGGATGCTGCTGCAGGGCTGCGTAACGGCGGCGCAGGAAATCGACATTTTCCGCCCCCCACACAAAGCTCATATGTGGAATGGGGTTGAGAAAATCACGCGGCGAGGCAATCTGCCCGGTCTCGACAAGGTAAGACCAGAACTGGCGTGAAACCTGAAAGGCCTCGTTCACGTTCACGGCCTTGGAGATATCCACCGTGCCATCGGGGCGCAGGGGAGTGTAGTTCAGTTCGCACAGGGCGGAATGGCCGGTGCCTGCGTTGTTCCAGCCATTCGAGCTTTCGAGCGCCACGTCATCAAGCCGCCCGAACAGGGCGATGGACAGGCCGGGCTCAAGCTGGCGCAGCAGGGCGCCGAGCGTTGCACTCATGATTCCGCCACCAATCAGGACCACATCGTAAGTGGTGGCGGATGAGGGATTCGAGGTCATGGCATTCTCCGGATCGGCATCGGAAACCCGCTGCGTGACTGTTCATCGGCTGGACCGGGCAGCCCGCCCGGCGGCGCGGGACACCCGGCCTGATTACATTCATGTTGGCGCCGGAGGCACCCGGCGCGCCGGCCCCATGCGTAATGGGCAACCGGACTGTCAGCCCTTTCCTTGCCACCATGTGCGCCGGGGCGCTGCATCATCTCTACGCGAGGACGCCATATTCACGCCCCAATGGCACCCGCCCGTTCGCCTCCGCACGGGCAAAAAGCCGGCCCGCGCGGGCGCGCCGGCCTTTCCTACACGCATCCCGGCGCGCCGTCATCCGCACTGGTCCATGCTGGCGGCCGGAGTCCCGCCATAGCCATGACGGATCATGACCGCGGCCACCATGCATGACAGCACGCGCACCGCCACCGGATCGGCCCGGCTGGTCAGGATGACCGGCACGCGCATGCCCATGACAATGCCCGCCGCCTGCGCCTGCCCGATGAAGGTCATCTGCTTGGCCAGGATATTGCCTGCCTCGAGGTCAGGCACGACCAGAATATCCGCCTGCCCCGCCACGGGCGAGACCACGCCCTTGCAGCGCGCGGCCTCGGGGCTGACGGCGTTATCAAGGGCAAGTGGCCCGTCCACCACCGCCCCCGTGATCTGTCCGCGTTCGGCCATCTTGCACAGCACCGCCGCATCAAGCGTGGAGGGGAGTGCGGGGTTGACCATCTCCACCGCCGAGAGCAGCGCCACCTTTGGCTGCGCCATGCCCAGCATGTGGGCAAGGTCGATGCTGTTCTGCACGATGTCGCGCCGGGATTCGAGGTCGGGCGCGATATTGACCGCGCCATCGCTCACCAGCAGCACGCGCGGGGCCTGCGGGGCATCAAGCACATAGACATGGCTCATGCGCCGGGCCGTGCGCAGCCCGCCTTCGTGGTGGCCGAGTTCATGCAGGAAGATGCGTGAATGCAGCGAGCCCTTCATCAAAGCCGCCACCGCGCCATCATGCGCCATGCGCACGCCATGATGGGCCGCCTCCTCCGCCGTGGGCAGGTCGATGAAAGTACAGCCCGCAAGCGACACGCCCGATGTGGTGGCCAGTTGCCGGATCTGCGCCTCGGGGCCAATGAGCACCGGTTGGGCCAGAGCGTTACGCGCCACCTCGGCTGCGGCCTCAATGGCTGGCAGGCTGCACGGATAGACCACGCCCAGCCGCATGGGGGCATGGCCGGACAGGGTGTGGGCCAGATCATCAAAAAAACGCAGGCTACGCATTATGCCTTCTTTCGGGTTGCGGGCAGGACCTGCTCCCCTGATGCCACAGCCCCCCCTATCCGCCCGCCATCATCTTTATGCGAGGGCGCAACCAACACCCGCGCCGCATGACACAGATGTGACCGCTGGCCGCCCCGGTTTGCGGGCACGCCCGCGCACGCACCACCGTTCAGGCTCATGGGCCACATCACCCGTGCAGCAGCGCGACCCATGCCCCCGTGACAGGCCCCACGCCCCTCATGCATGCTGGGGCACAATTACGGGCACGGGCCTGCACGGCGCCCACCATGACAAGGAGAGTATTCATGTCCACCGCTTCCCTGATCGGTTTTGTCGGCTTTGGCGCCATGGCGTCACGCATGGGGGCCAATCTGGCCAAGGCGGGCCATAAGCTCGTGGCCTATACCCCATCAGGCAAGGGGGGCGATGGCAGCACGCGCTTCGTGCCCACGCCCCGCGCGCTGGCGCAGGAGGCGGATATCGTGATCGTGTGCGTACCTGATGACGAGGCACTCGAAGCCTCGCTGCAGGGCGCGGATGGCGTGCTGGCAGGCATGAAGCCCGGCGGCCTGCTGATCAATACCAGCACCGTCGCCCCCGAGACCTCCATAGCCCTGGCCGAACAGGGCAAGGCGATGGGGCTGACCGTGATCGATGCGCCCGTGGCCGGCAGCACGCCAGAGGCGGAATCGGGCAATCTTGTGGTACTCGCCGGTGGCACGGCGGAGCAGATCAGCCGCGCCCGGCCGGTATTTGACGCCATTGGCCGCCTGACCATCCATGCAGGCCCCGCTGGCAGCGGCTCGAAGCTGAAACTCGTCATTAATGGCATCATGGGGGCCACGCTGGCCGTGGTGGCCGAAGGCGTGACCTATGGCCTGGCATCGGGGCTGGAGCGTGAGATGCTGTATGACGCGCTCGATGCGGTGCCGGTCATCTCGCCGCACCACAAGCGCAAGCTCAAGGCCGCGAAGGCAGGTGACTTCAGCCCGCAATTCCCCACCCGCCTCATGCAGAAGGACATGCGCCTGCTGCTGACCGATGGCGCCCGGCAGATGGCCCCCCTGCCCGCCATGGCAGCGGCCACCCAGAGCCTGTCGCTCACGCGCCGGCGTTACCCCAACGAGGATTATTCCGCCCTGTTTGCCGTGATGGAAGCCATGGTTGCCAACACGCCCTGACGAAAGGCCGCCTGTATCAAAAGTTTTTGGTGAAGCTTTTTTTGAACAAAGGCAGCACCCGGAAACCTTTGTTTCATCAATATATCGGGGTCAGACCCGCCCGCGCACCATTGCGGCCATGACTGCCAGCCTGTCTCCTACCCCACGCGGCGGCGGGCTTGCAGGCAAGGCGCGGGCTTTCATGTCGCGCAGGCCAAGAACTGCGGGCAGGCCTGCTGCCAGGGCCGGGCGCGGCAGGCGACCACCCGCACGCGCCTGTGCCAGCCAGGCCTGTCCCTGCTGGCGCAGCTCCCCACGCAAGGCCGCGATCTGGTCGGGGCCAGCGTGGCCGGTGCGCAGCCCATCACGCGTAAGGTTTGCATCGGCCAGCATGTCATCAGGCAGCGGGCAGCGCCCTGCGGCCAGCACGGCAGGCAGGTAGCGCACCAGCGCCCCCACTCCGTACACCCCGCCACACAGGCGCACCCGCTCCAGCATCAGGCCATCTTCGACGCCTGCGGCCTCGGCCATGGCCACCTGCAGGCCACCTGCACCTGCCAGCATCGCGGCCCGCCAGTCTTCGCGGTCAGGCAGGCCGTCAAGTTCATTTTCACGCGCCGTGATGATGGCCTCGATCGTGTCGCGCCGCACCCTGCCTGCGGCCAGCAGGCCAAGCAGGGCGCGGGCGGTATCGTGGCGCTGGGCGTTGCCACTTTCCACTACGTCGCGCCACCATTGCAGGCGGATCAGCCCCGCCATCGGCCCCGCCACCGCCCATGAGGCGGGCGTTGCCACAGCGCGCACGCATTCATGGTTGAAGGCGATCAGCGCCATGGCAGCGGCCCTTGCGGCAGCCGGCAGAAACAGCGCGCAGAAGAAGCGGTCCGGGTCAGCCGCGCGGGCGGCGTGCAGCATGGACACGCCATCGTGCGCAACATGGGATGCATCCCTCGGGGCGGTCATGGCGTTTGGTTCCGAAGGCATGGGAGGCACGTGTTCATATGTCCGTCACTTGACGCACCGGGCGCGCCCCCATAGCAATCTTGGTATGGCGGTCGCGTGCCGCCCCTTGCAATTCCCAGGAGAATGTTCATGGCTTTCGAATTGCCGTCCCTTCCCTTCGCCTACAATGCCCTTGCCAACCGTGGCATGTGCCAGGAAACGCTGGAACTCCATCACGACAAGCACCATCAGGCCTATGTGACGGCGCTGAACGGATTTGTCGAATCCAAGCCGGAACTGCAGGGCAAGTCGCTTGAGGAAATCATCCTCATGGTCAAGGGCAAGCCCGACCTTGCCCCCGTGTTCAACAATGCGGGACAGCACTGGAACCACATCCTGTTCTGGCAGAACCTGGCGCCCAAGGGCGGTGTGATCCCCGATTCCCTGAGCAAGAAGATCGTTGAGGATCTCGGCAGCATCGAGAAGTTCAAGGCCGACTTCAAGGCCGCCGCCGCCTCGCAGTTCGGCTCGGGCTGGGCGTGGCTGGTTCTGGGTTCCGACGGCAAGCTGAAGGTGACCAAGACCGCCAACGGCTCCAACCCGCTGGCCGAAGGTCAGGGCAAGGTGCTGCTCGGCCTCGACGTGTGGGAGCACTCCTACTACCTCGACTTCCGCAACCGTCGCCCCGACTACATCGTCAACTACCTCGACCAGCTCGCCAACTACGAGTTTGCCGAGGCACAGCTCCAGTCCGCCTGATCTGGCCTTACGGCCCGGACTACGGAAAACCCGGCCTTGCGCCGGGTTTTTTGCGTCTACCGCTTTTCGGGCGGCGCGTTACCGCCCAGCGCGCGCAGCTTCGTGCCGCGCATGAGTTCCGCCTCGATCTGCTCCAGCGTCATGCCCCGCGTCTCGGGCACGCGCAGCGCCACCATGAGCATGAACACCGCATTGAGCGCCGCATAGACCCATAGCACCCTGCCCGCGCCCAGCACCTCAAGCCCCGTGAGGAAGGTCGCGCTGACCACCATGTTGGCGATCCAGTTGGCGCAGG
This is a stretch of genomic DNA from Komagataeibacter xylinus. It encodes these proteins:
- a CDS encoding NYN domain-containing protein, with protein sequence MFFQPEERLCLFIDGTSLYSASRNLGFEVDYRKLLQFFRSKSNVLRAYYYSAVLDTEEYSPLKPLTDWLVYNGYSLVTKNAREFIDHNGRRRVRGNMDVELAVDMMEMAPRIDHAVLFSGDSDFRRLLESVQRQGVRTTVVGSIKTTPPLIGDELRRQADQFVELADIATHFMRRHLENRPPRHNNAPPPVRHPADQMSEQDGD
- a CDS encoding NAD(P)-dependent oxidoreductase produces the protein MSTASLIGFVGFGAMASRMGANLAKAGHKLVAYTPSGKGGDGSTRFVPTPRALAQEADIVIVCVPDDEALEASLQGADGVLAGMKPGGLLINTSTVAPETSIALAEQGKAMGLTVIDAPVAGSTPEAESGNLVVLAGGTAEQISRARPVFDAIGRLTIHAGPAGSGSKLKLVINGIMGATLAVVAEGVTYGLASGLEREMLYDALDAVPVISPHHKRKLKAAKAGDFSPQFPTRLMQKDMRLLLTDGARQMAPLPAMAAATQSLSLTRRRYPNEDYSALFAVMEAMVANTP
- a CDS encoding superoxide dismutase, giving the protein MAFELPSLPFAYNALANRGMCQETLELHHDKHHQAYVTALNGFVESKPELQGKSLEEIILMVKGKPDLAPVFNNAGQHWNHILFWQNLAPKGGVIPDSLSKKIVEDLGSIEKFKADFKAAAASQFGSGWAWLVLGSDGKLKVTKTANGSNPLAEGQGKVLLGLDVWEHSYYLDFRNRRPDYIVNYLDQLANYEFAEAQLQSA
- a CDS encoding bifunctional enoyl-CoA hydratase/phosphate acetyltransferase: MMRSLRFFDDLAHTLSGHAPMRLGVVYPCSLPAIEAAAEVARNALAQPVLIGPEAQIRQLATTSGVSLAGCTFIDLPTAEEAAHHGVRMAHDGAVAALMKGSLHSRIFLHELGHHEGGLRTARRMSHVYVLDAPQAPRVLLVSDGAVNIAPDLESRRDIVQNSIDLAHMLGMAQPKVALLSAVEMVNPALPSTLDAAVLCKMAERGQITGAVVDGPLALDNAVSPEAARCKGVVSPVAGQADILVVPDLEAGNILAKQMTFIGQAQAAGIVMGMRVPVILTSRADPVAVRVLSCMVAAVMIRHGYGGTPAASMDQCG
- a CDS encoding malate:quinone oxidoreductase, translated to MTSNPSSATTYDVVLIGGGIMSATLGALLRQLEPGLSIALFGRLDDVALESSNGWNNAGTGHSALCELNYTPLRPDGTVDISKAVNVNEAFQVSRQFWSYLVETGQIASPRDFLNPIPHMSFVWGAENVDFLRRRYAALQQHPLFEGMSFTTDEGQMRQWMPLVMQDRAPGQPLAATWHPAGTDVNFGALTHRLIDLLASKPGFDLNLAHEVEDLTPTADGQWDIAVRAMHGGGERKVRAKFVFVGAGGGALHLLQKSGIPEARGIGGFPVSGQFLRCTNPDVVSQHHAKVYGKASVGAPPMSVPHLDTRVIDGRQGLLFGPYAGFSTKFLKQGSWLDLPRSIRMDNIGAMMAVARDNMPLTKYLIQQVMQSNEDRLKALRDFVPTARKEDWELITAGQRVQVIKKDAKKGGVLQFGTEVVTGAGGSIAGLLGASPGASTAAPIMLTVLQRCFADRLPQWEARLREMVPSYGTRLGQDAALCAQVRERTRNALQLDG
- a CDS encoding squalene/phytoene synthase family protein codes for the protein MTAPRDASHVAHDGVSMLHAARAADPDRFFCALFLPAAARAAAMALIAFNHECVRAVATPASWAVAGPMAGLIRLQWWRDVVESGNAQRHDTARALLGLLAAGRVRRDTIEAIITARENELDGLPDREDWRAAMLAGAGGLQVAMAEAAGVEDGLMLERVRLCGGVYGVGALVRYLPAVLAAGRCPLPDDMLADANLTRDGLRTGHAGPDQIAALRGELRQQGQAWLAQARAGGRLPRPALAAGLPAVLGLRDMKARALPASPPPRGVGDRLAVMAAMVRGRV